The Megachile rotundata isolate GNS110a chromosome 8, iyMegRotu1, whole genome shotgun sequence genome has a segment encoding these proteins:
- the LOC100882288 gene encoding uncharacterized protein LOC100882288, with the protein MTDDVKLFVRPKVRFYQTDTNESAAGESKRTIDQKNIGQSNKPRIISIVTLDKPVKLVKSNKSCNNKEDKNLKTFDSTRKNDSLTVCSNAPPLYTLDENPIEIENQKPLSDNTNIKNIKANSKDIKPKISNKRSHNNVVPSSVSLVEQDKNLNKTVKSQNFVKTNASRSYVKSKKGKENETLDDKGNNYLTKKFSDLEITAHKTKSCSSRTTSKKANATSKTLAASKRNLSTKSNVMPCHKYLKAASKVKSSPVKKTVIRDVDGPKIKPYIGPGVLRKKNDDLKTPETDERTFMKPSTSGEKLAKPEYNSIMCTINKLNEMKKQKITTDIEHLPVWCKHFINGKISTALDFPLDEAVYKNLVDLSIDESQLPCRLIRSKDPEPRQKDAVPILSDFFIPVSTEEYCTSVSRKPRTPETTEIWNAFRVSDKIFEWKHILDHV; encoded by the exons ATGACCGATGATGTAAAATTGTTTGTGAGACCAAAAGTCAGATTTTACCAAACTGACACTAACGAATCGGCAGCGGGAGAATCAAAACGTACGATAGATCAGAAAAATATTGGGCAATCGAATAAACCGAGGATTATCAGTATCGTAACACTTGATAAACCCGTTAAATTAGTAAAATCTAATAAATCATGTAATAATAAAGAagataagaatttaaaaacttttgatAGCACACGCAAGAATGACTCGTTAACCGTATGTTCTAACGCACCTCCTCTTTATACGCTTGATGAAAATCCTATAGAAATAGAGAATCAGAAACCTTTAAGTGacaatacaaatattaaaaacatcaaAGCAAATTCTAAAGATATTAAACCAAAAATTTCTAACAAACGTTCACACAATAATGTAGTACCTTCTTCAGTATCTTTAGTTGAacaagataaaaatttgaataaaactgtgaagtctcaaaattttgttaaaactaaTGCTTCAAGAAGTTATGTAAAAAgtaagaaaggaaaagaaaatgaaacgttGGATGATAAAGGAAATAATTACTTGACTAAAAAATTTTCAGACTTAGAAATTACAGCTCATAAAACTAAATCTTGTTCTAGTAGAACTACTTCAAAAAAAGCAAATGCTACGAGTAAAACATTAGCTGCATCCAAAAGAAATTTAAGTACAAAGTCTAATGTTATGCCATGTCACAAATACCTTAAAGCTGCATCCAAAGTAAAAAGCTCTCCTGTCAAGAAGACTGTGATCCGTGATGTGGATGGTCCCAAAATAAAACCTTACATTGGTCCAGGAGTATTGCGTAAAAAGAATGATGATTTGAAAACTCCAGAAACTGATGAAAGAACTTTTATGAAACCAAGTACTTCTGGAGAAAAATTGGCAAAACCAGAATACAATTCAATCATGtgtacaattaataaattaaatgaaatgaaaaagcAAAAAATTACAACTGATATTGAACATTTGCCAGTTTGGTGCAAACATTTCATAAATGGAAAG ATTTCTACTGCTTTGGATTTTCCTCTTGATGAAgctgtttataaaaatttagtagaTCTGTCCATAGATGAAAGTCAGTTGCCATGTAGATTAATTCGTAGTAAAGATCCAGAACCACGACAAAAAGATGCTGTGCCAATACTTTCTGACTTTTTTATACCTGTATCTACAGAAGAATATTGCACTTCTGTTTCTAGAAAGCCACGAACTCCAGAAAcaactgaaatttggaatgctTTTAGAGTAAGTGATAAGATATTTGAATGGAAACATATTTTGGATCATGTATAA
- the LOC100882399 gene encoding activating signal cointegrator 1 complex subunit 2 isoform X1 — MTENELHANMEPYKNPDLLPLEDLKLKIQIGGTTETVNALSKRWASDRYFLHYEAPIIYDDDGSEIVGAKEHWINVVNYIINDLKWLLSLPFYKFWSNIVYNTSVMNSLVSFLQEAPPFYALENFPNYPEMLKLLETLHCYVLMIFARLVTNKQSHEEYMSCPFLGNLLYENYIFTVPIILDLCQLYGRENDKVIRKILNCLFTLEPRYNNDLQKAVPCFIEALENVERKFGNSSIEYNNEAVSLSKRNTHPPKLTLFNLEDLTLYVLDISSTVTVFLKNYPPAVGIFHKKDFMNKIVSMYGSTIPEMYKTMDKLAYNEENMPKYVELKLRLDVTRIELINLYRVIIYEPILDIQENVNTITETEVHKRVDDYCILLNDAISEKEFITDYDRFYPVQVDLETLSTIYPEFDEMYKYTLNSVNVVIGKSATSSVTFSNSVNEAVAGPSGVSKQAITSANTNSSNEKRVSMKKDSIQIVTLVSEVKDILCDLDERFIEMCLDYYNYDTASVINAVLEDSLPSKLKEWKDLTPPMPNSIYDDTTVNNDLASEIKDLRVYDNYDYDDGDNVHVKISEVVEVPKEYIIRNYSLALDEYDDEYDDTYDNRDIRGNAQDDSIEIDSRPFTTPRVLLGKKKVETIEESESEDEEVTMENGKDDFIQNPEEVRAKAEQRRQAMRGGKHAFNVTGKPKGKGQDKDVLYNRQQKNAHKSTGANHNRRSGAQWKRNHGMIPS; from the exons atgacGGAAAATGAATTACATGCGAACATGGAACCGTACAAG AATCCTGATCTTCTACCATTAGaggatttaaaattaaaaatacaaatcgGAGGAACGACTGAAACTGTTAATGCTTTG AGTAAAAGATGGGCAAGTGACCGTTACTTTTTACATTATGAAGCTCCGATTATATACGATGATGATGGGTCTGAGATTGTGGGAGCTAAAGAACATTGGATAAATGTtgtcaattatattattaatgacTTGAAATGGTTACTTAGTCTTCCTTTCTACaa aTTCTGGTCAAACATTGTGTACAATACATCAGTCATGAATTCATTGGTATCTTTTTTACAAGAAGCTCCACCATTTTATGCTTtagaaaatttcccaaattatcctGAAATGTTGAAACTGTTAGAAACACTACATTGTTATGTTCTTATGATTTTTGCAAGGCTCGTGACAAATAAGCAAAGTCATGAGGAATATATGAGCTGTCCATTTCTTGGAAATTTATTGTATGAGAACTACATATTTACTGTACCGATTATCTTAGATCTCTGTCAACTTTATGGCAGAGAAAATGATAaagtaattagaaaaattttaaattgtttatttacatTAGAACCACGGTACAATAATGATCTTCAAAAAGCTGTTCCTTGTTTTATTGAG GCTCTTGAAAATGTTGAAAGGAAATTTGGTAACTCTTCCATCGAGTATAACAATGAAGCAGTTTCATTGTCAAAAAGGAATACACATCCTCCAAAACTTACCTTGTTTAATTTAGAAGATTTGACATTATATGTGCTAGATATATCATCAACGGTTACtgtatttctaaaaaattaccCTCCTGCAGTGGGTATATTTCACAAAAAGGATTTTATGAATAa AATTGTTTCAATGTATGGGAGCACAATACCTGAAATGTATAAAACAATGGATAAACTAGCATATAATGAGGAGAATATGCCAAAATATGTGGAATTGAAACTTCGTTTGGATGTAACAAGGATTGAACTAATAAATCTGTATCGGGTTATTATATATGAACCTATATTGGACATACAAGAAAATGT aaatacaattacggAAACAGAGGTACATAAACGAGTGGATGACTATTGTATTCTTCTAAATGATGCCATTAGTGAAAAAGAATTCATTACAGATTACGATCGATTTTATCCCGTTCAAGTAGATTTAGAAACGTTATCAACTATTTATCCTGAATT TGatgaaatgtacaaatatacatTAAACTCTGTCAATGTAGTTATTGGAAAATCAGCTACTTCATCTGTTACTTTTTCAAATAGTGTAAAC GAAGCAGTAGCTGGACCTAGCGGTGTTTCGAAACAAGCAATAACATCTGCTAATACAAATTCATCAAATGAGAAACGAGTGTCGATGAAAAAAGATTCTATTCAAATAGTAACTCTAGTTTCTGAAGTTAAGGATATCTTGTGTGATCTAGATGAACGTTTCATCGAG ATGTGTTTAGACTATTACAATTATGATACTGCATCTGTGATAAATGCCGTATTAGAAGACTCATTACCCTCCAAGTTAAAGGAATGGAAAGATTTAACACCTCCCATGCCTAATTCAATTTACGAT GACACTACGGTTAACAATGATCTTGCTTCTGAAATCAAAGATCTTCGTGTGTATGATAACTATGATTATGATGATGGTGATAATGTTCATGTTAAAATATCTGAAGTTGTTGAAGTACCAAAGGAGTACATTATTAGAAA TTACAGCCTTGCCTTAGACGAATACGACGATGAGTATGATGATACGTACGACAATCGTGACATACGTGGCAATGCGCAAGATGATTCCATTGAAATAGACTCAAGACCTTTTACTACACCAAGA GTACTTCTTGGAAAAAAGAAGGTGGAAACTATAGAAGAATCAGAGTCAGAGGATGAAGAGGTGacaatggaaaatggaaaagaTGATTTTATACAAAATCCAGAAGAAGTACGAGCTAAAGCCGAACAACGAAGGCAAGCAATGCGAGGTGGAAAACACGCATTCAATGTAACTG GTAAACCAAAAGGTAAAGGGCAAGATAAGGATGTCTTGTACAATAGACAACAGAAGAATGCCCATAAGTCAACAGGGGCTAATCATAATCGTCGTTCTGGTGCCCAATGGAAACGAAATCATGGAATGATTCCATCTTAA
- the LOC100882399 gene encoding activating signal cointegrator 1 complex subunit 2 isoform X2, which produces MTENELHANMEPYKSKRWASDRYFLHYEAPIIYDDDGSEIVGAKEHWINVVNYIINDLKWLLSLPFYKFWSNIVYNTSVMNSLVSFLQEAPPFYALENFPNYPEMLKLLETLHCYVLMIFARLVTNKQSHEEYMSCPFLGNLLYENYIFTVPIILDLCQLYGRENDKVIRKILNCLFTLEPRYNNDLQKAVPCFIEALENVERKFGNSSIEYNNEAVSLSKRNTHPPKLTLFNLEDLTLYVLDISSTVTVFLKNYPPAVGIFHKKDFMNKIVSMYGSTIPEMYKTMDKLAYNEENMPKYVELKLRLDVTRIELINLYRVIIYEPILDIQENVNTITETEVHKRVDDYCILLNDAISEKEFITDYDRFYPVQVDLETLSTIYPEFDEMYKYTLNSVNVVIGKSATSSVTFSNSVNEAVAGPSGVSKQAITSANTNSSNEKRVSMKKDSIQIVTLVSEVKDILCDLDERFIEMCLDYYNYDTASVINAVLEDSLPSKLKEWKDLTPPMPNSIYDDTTVNNDLASEIKDLRVYDNYDYDDGDNVHVKISEVVEVPKEYIIRNYSLALDEYDDEYDDTYDNRDIRGNAQDDSIEIDSRPFTTPRVLLGKKKVETIEESESEDEEVTMENGKDDFIQNPEEVRAKAEQRRQAMRGGKHAFNVTGKPKGKGQDKDVLYNRQQKNAHKSTGANHNRRSGAQWKRNHGMIPS; this is translated from the exons atgacGGAAAATGAATTACATGCGAACATGGAACCGTACAAG AGTAAAAGATGGGCAAGTGACCGTTACTTTTTACATTATGAAGCTCCGATTATATACGATGATGATGGGTCTGAGATTGTGGGAGCTAAAGAACATTGGATAAATGTtgtcaattatattattaatgacTTGAAATGGTTACTTAGTCTTCCTTTCTACaa aTTCTGGTCAAACATTGTGTACAATACATCAGTCATGAATTCATTGGTATCTTTTTTACAAGAAGCTCCACCATTTTATGCTTtagaaaatttcccaaattatcctGAAATGTTGAAACTGTTAGAAACACTACATTGTTATGTTCTTATGATTTTTGCAAGGCTCGTGACAAATAAGCAAAGTCATGAGGAATATATGAGCTGTCCATTTCTTGGAAATTTATTGTATGAGAACTACATATTTACTGTACCGATTATCTTAGATCTCTGTCAACTTTATGGCAGAGAAAATGATAaagtaattagaaaaattttaaattgtttatttacatTAGAACCACGGTACAATAATGATCTTCAAAAAGCTGTTCCTTGTTTTATTGAG GCTCTTGAAAATGTTGAAAGGAAATTTGGTAACTCTTCCATCGAGTATAACAATGAAGCAGTTTCATTGTCAAAAAGGAATACACATCCTCCAAAACTTACCTTGTTTAATTTAGAAGATTTGACATTATATGTGCTAGATATATCATCAACGGTTACtgtatttctaaaaaattaccCTCCTGCAGTGGGTATATTTCACAAAAAGGATTTTATGAATAa AATTGTTTCAATGTATGGGAGCACAATACCTGAAATGTATAAAACAATGGATAAACTAGCATATAATGAGGAGAATATGCCAAAATATGTGGAATTGAAACTTCGTTTGGATGTAACAAGGATTGAACTAATAAATCTGTATCGGGTTATTATATATGAACCTATATTGGACATACAAGAAAATGT aaatacaattacggAAACAGAGGTACATAAACGAGTGGATGACTATTGTATTCTTCTAAATGATGCCATTAGTGAAAAAGAATTCATTACAGATTACGATCGATTTTATCCCGTTCAAGTAGATTTAGAAACGTTATCAACTATTTATCCTGAATT TGatgaaatgtacaaatatacatTAAACTCTGTCAATGTAGTTATTGGAAAATCAGCTACTTCATCTGTTACTTTTTCAAATAGTGTAAAC GAAGCAGTAGCTGGACCTAGCGGTGTTTCGAAACAAGCAATAACATCTGCTAATACAAATTCATCAAATGAGAAACGAGTGTCGATGAAAAAAGATTCTATTCAAATAGTAACTCTAGTTTCTGAAGTTAAGGATATCTTGTGTGATCTAGATGAACGTTTCATCGAG ATGTGTTTAGACTATTACAATTATGATACTGCATCTGTGATAAATGCCGTATTAGAAGACTCATTACCCTCCAAGTTAAAGGAATGGAAAGATTTAACACCTCCCATGCCTAATTCAATTTACGAT GACACTACGGTTAACAATGATCTTGCTTCTGAAATCAAAGATCTTCGTGTGTATGATAACTATGATTATGATGATGGTGATAATGTTCATGTTAAAATATCTGAAGTTGTTGAAGTACCAAAGGAGTACATTATTAGAAA TTACAGCCTTGCCTTAGACGAATACGACGATGAGTATGATGATACGTACGACAATCGTGACATACGTGGCAATGCGCAAGATGATTCCATTGAAATAGACTCAAGACCTTTTACTACACCAAGA GTACTTCTTGGAAAAAAGAAGGTGGAAACTATAGAAGAATCAGAGTCAGAGGATGAAGAGGTGacaatggaaaatggaaaagaTGATTTTATACAAAATCCAGAAGAAGTACGAGCTAAAGCCGAACAACGAAGGCAAGCAATGCGAGGTGGAAAACACGCATTCAATGTAACTG GTAAACCAAAAGGTAAAGGGCAAGATAAGGATGTCTTGTACAATAGACAACAGAAGAATGCCCATAAGTCAACAGGGGCTAATCATAATCGTCGTTCTGGTGCCCAATGGAAACGAAATCATGGAATGATTCCATCTTAA
- the LOC100882399 gene encoding activating signal cointegrator 1 complex subunit 2 isoform X3 — protein MTENELHANMEPYKNPDLLPLEDLKLKIQIGGTTETVNALSKRWASDRYFLHYEAPIIYDDDGSEIVGAKEHWINVVNYIINDLKWLLSLPFYKFWSNIVYNTSVMNSLVSFLQEAPPFYALENFPNYPEMLKLLETLHCYVLMIFARLVTNKQSHEEYMSCPFLGNLLYENYIFTVPIILDLCQLYGRENDKALENVERKFGNSSIEYNNEAVSLSKRNTHPPKLTLFNLEDLTLYVLDISSTVTVFLKNYPPAVGIFHKKDFMNKIVSMYGSTIPEMYKTMDKLAYNEENMPKYVELKLRLDVTRIELINLYRVIIYEPILDIQENVNTITETEVHKRVDDYCILLNDAISEKEFITDYDRFYPVQVDLETLSTIYPEFDEMYKYTLNSVNVVIGKSATSSVTFSNSVNEAVAGPSGVSKQAITSANTNSSNEKRVSMKKDSIQIVTLVSEVKDILCDLDERFIEMCLDYYNYDTASVINAVLEDSLPSKLKEWKDLTPPMPNSIYDDTTVNNDLASEIKDLRVYDNYDYDDGDNVHVKISEVVEVPKEYIIRNYSLALDEYDDEYDDTYDNRDIRGNAQDDSIEIDSRPFTTPRVLLGKKKVETIEESESEDEEVTMENGKDDFIQNPEEVRAKAEQRRQAMRGGKHAFNVTGKPKGKGQDKDVLYNRQQKNAHKSTGANHNRRSGAQWKRNHGMIPS, from the exons atgacGGAAAATGAATTACATGCGAACATGGAACCGTACAAG AATCCTGATCTTCTACCATTAGaggatttaaaattaaaaatacaaatcgGAGGAACGACTGAAACTGTTAATGCTTTG AGTAAAAGATGGGCAAGTGACCGTTACTTTTTACATTATGAAGCTCCGATTATATACGATGATGATGGGTCTGAGATTGTGGGAGCTAAAGAACATTGGATAAATGTtgtcaattatattattaatgacTTGAAATGGTTACTTAGTCTTCCTTTCTACaa aTTCTGGTCAAACATTGTGTACAATACATCAGTCATGAATTCATTGGTATCTTTTTTACAAGAAGCTCCACCATTTTATGCTTtagaaaatttcccaaattatcctGAAATGTTGAAACTGTTAGAAACACTACATTGTTATGTTCTTATGATTTTTGCAAGGCTCGTGACAAATAAGCAAAGTCATGAGGAATATATGAGCTGTCCATTTCTTGGAAATTTATTGTATGAGAACTACATATTTACTGTACCGATTATCTTAGATCTCTGTCAACTTTATGGCAGAGAAAATGATAaa GCTCTTGAAAATGTTGAAAGGAAATTTGGTAACTCTTCCATCGAGTATAACAATGAAGCAGTTTCATTGTCAAAAAGGAATACACATCCTCCAAAACTTACCTTGTTTAATTTAGAAGATTTGACATTATATGTGCTAGATATATCATCAACGGTTACtgtatttctaaaaaattaccCTCCTGCAGTGGGTATATTTCACAAAAAGGATTTTATGAATAa AATTGTTTCAATGTATGGGAGCACAATACCTGAAATGTATAAAACAATGGATAAACTAGCATATAATGAGGAGAATATGCCAAAATATGTGGAATTGAAACTTCGTTTGGATGTAACAAGGATTGAACTAATAAATCTGTATCGGGTTATTATATATGAACCTATATTGGACATACAAGAAAATGT aaatacaattacggAAACAGAGGTACATAAACGAGTGGATGACTATTGTATTCTTCTAAATGATGCCATTAGTGAAAAAGAATTCATTACAGATTACGATCGATTTTATCCCGTTCAAGTAGATTTAGAAACGTTATCAACTATTTATCCTGAATT TGatgaaatgtacaaatatacatTAAACTCTGTCAATGTAGTTATTGGAAAATCAGCTACTTCATCTGTTACTTTTTCAAATAGTGTAAAC GAAGCAGTAGCTGGACCTAGCGGTGTTTCGAAACAAGCAATAACATCTGCTAATACAAATTCATCAAATGAGAAACGAGTGTCGATGAAAAAAGATTCTATTCAAATAGTAACTCTAGTTTCTGAAGTTAAGGATATCTTGTGTGATCTAGATGAACGTTTCATCGAG ATGTGTTTAGACTATTACAATTATGATACTGCATCTGTGATAAATGCCGTATTAGAAGACTCATTACCCTCCAAGTTAAAGGAATGGAAAGATTTAACACCTCCCATGCCTAATTCAATTTACGAT GACACTACGGTTAACAATGATCTTGCTTCTGAAATCAAAGATCTTCGTGTGTATGATAACTATGATTATGATGATGGTGATAATGTTCATGTTAAAATATCTGAAGTTGTTGAAGTACCAAAGGAGTACATTATTAGAAA TTACAGCCTTGCCTTAGACGAATACGACGATGAGTATGATGATACGTACGACAATCGTGACATACGTGGCAATGCGCAAGATGATTCCATTGAAATAGACTCAAGACCTTTTACTACACCAAGA GTACTTCTTGGAAAAAAGAAGGTGGAAACTATAGAAGAATCAGAGTCAGAGGATGAAGAGGTGacaatggaaaatggaaaagaTGATTTTATACAAAATCCAGAAGAAGTACGAGCTAAAGCCGAACAACGAAGGCAAGCAATGCGAGGTGGAAAACACGCATTCAATGTAACTG GTAAACCAAAAGGTAAAGGGCAAGATAAGGATGTCTTGTACAATAGACAACAGAAGAATGCCCATAAGTCAACAGGGGCTAATCATAATCGTCGTTCTGGTGCCCAATGGAAACGAAATCATGGAATGATTCCATCTTAA